The region GCTCATTTTGTTTTCCATGGCTTCGGCGTTTGTGTTAACGGCTCTGCACGGTGTGCCGTATTTGACGGCGTTCATCGCCTTGGCGCCGGGGGGCATGGATCAAATGGGAATTTTGGCGCAGGAAGCAACTGCCGACCTTGCCGTTGTGACAAGTTATCAAATGTTCCGCATTTTTTTCATTTTGCTTGTCGTCCCGCCGGTGTTGAAAAAATGGTTTGCCGCCCGCTGGTTTCGATGGATCGAACGACGGACCATACATCATGGTGGACGGTCCATGCAGTCTGCGTCAATCAAAAAGAAAGGGCTGTGACAAGAAACAAATATATGTTAAACTAGAAAGAAAAAGGAGGGGGTTGCCATGAACCATTCGACCGTTTATCGTCCGCATAGCCCAGTGGCAAAATTGGCGGTTTCCTTTTTAGCGGCGCTGGCCGTCGCGACGGCGGGGCTGTATGCCGGGCAATGGGTGCCGGTGGGGATGTATTTGCCGCTTTATGCTCTTGAACTGATTTTGCTTCTTGTTATGATTTTCGCCCGCAGCAAAAAAGCGGTCGGCTATCCGCTCATGTTTGCGTTTATGTTCGTGTCGGGCGCGACGCTCTATCCGTTGATCGGCTATTACATTTCCGTCATCGGCGCCTCGGCGGTGTTCAAAGCGTTCGCATTGGCGGTCGTGTCGTTTTCCGGCGTCGCCATTTATGCGGCGAGAACGAAGGAAGATTTTTCGTTCCTCGGTGGCTTTCTCATGCTCGGGGCGTTTGCCTTGCTCGGCTTGCTCATCATTCAATGGTTTATCCCGTTTTCAAGCGTCGGGCAAATGGGGATTGCCGCGTTAGGGATTTTGATTTTCCTCGGTTTTACGATTTACGATATTAACCGCTTGGCCCGCTATGGCTTTACGGAAGCGGATATTCCGATGATTGTCGTCAATATTTATCTTGATTTCATTAACTTGTTTGTTTATATTTTGCGCTTTTTCGCCAGCGATGAGGACTGAGCGTCAAAAAAGGGCTGCCCCAAAGGGAGCAGCCCTTTTTCCATGGCAGAGGCACGGATCAAAGCGGCAAGTCGAAATGGTGCGGCTGTTTTTTACGGCACTAAAGATGAAACGCGGTGAGGCAGGAATCGGCAAACGGTGGAGCGAATATAGAGAAAGAAATGGAGAAGAAAGGGGCCTCATGATGAAATTTGCCGTCAATGTATCGACGATTTTCACGGAAGCGCCGTTTCTCGCCCGGTTTGCCAAGGCGAGGCAGCACGGGTTTTCGCTCGTCGAGTGCCAGTTTCCGTACGCGGCGGCGCCTGAGGCGATCGTCGGTGAACTTGAAGAATGCGGGCTGTCCCTTGTTTCGATCAACTTGCCGGCCGGCGATTGGGAGAAGGGGGAGCGCGGGCTCGCCATCTTTCCTAACCGTCATGATGAATTTCGGCGTGCACTAGAGGAAGGAGTGCGTTATGCGCTCGCGCTCGGTGCACCGCATCTTCATTGCATGGCCGGAGTGTTGCCAAGGGACTTGCCGCGCGAGCGGGCGAAGGAGACGTATATGCGCCGCATTGACGAAGCGGCGGCAACGCTTGCTGTTCATGGCTTGACGCTGACGATTGAACCAATCAATCCGTTCGATATGCCCGGCTACTTTTTAACCGATATTGACGAAGCGGCGGCGATTGTCCGCGATCTCGGCAGGACGAATGTGAAATTGCAATATGACGTTTATCATATGGCTCGGCTTGGGCGCGATGTGACGGCGACGTTTGCCGCCTACGCCCCGCTCATCGCGCATGTGCAATTCGCTGACGCCCCCGGGCGGCATGAGCCGGGGACGGGAGGGCTTCCGTATCGCGAGATTTTCGCATTTTTGCAAGAGTGCGGCTACAATGGAGCGATTGGCCTTGAGTACATTCCGTCAGGGGAAAGCAGCGAAAGCTTTTCTTGGTATGATGAATATCGGAGCGGCACGAAAGGAGGTGACCGATGATGACCCGAATCGGCTTTATTGGGTTGGGTGTAATGGGCTCGCGCATGGCCAGCCGGTTGCTTGAAGCGGGATTCAACGTCACGGTGTACAACCGCACGCCGGAAAAAGCAGCGCCGCTTCTCGAACTCGGCGCTCGGCAGGCGGAGACAGTTGCGGCGCTGGCCGGCGAATCTGACGTCATTTGCACCTGTTTATCAATGCCGGATGATGTGATCGACGTATATACGGGAGAAGGAGGCGTCCTTAGCACGGCCCGTCCGGGGACGATTTGCCTTGATTTTACGACCGTCGGTCCGAAAACAAGCCGGTTTGTCGCTCGGCGCGCCGACGAGCACGGCGTCGCCTATTTGGACGCGCCGGTGAGCGGCGGTCCGGAAGGGGCGGAGCAAGGGGCGCTGACGATCATGGTCGGCGGAGCGAAAGAAGCGTGGGAGCGGGTGCGTCCGCTGCTTAGCGTGTTAGGAAAAACGGTTGAGTATTTAGGGGAAAGCGGCGCGGGCAGTGCGGCAAAAGTAATTAACCAATATTTGGTCGCCGTTCATTCTGTCGCTGCAGCGGAAGCGATGGTCGCCGGCACTGCCTACGGGCTTCATGCCGGGAAGCTGTATCGGCTGTTAAAAGAAAGCTATGGAGACAGCCGGATGCTGCGCCGCCATATGGAGCAGTTCGTGTTGCCGCGTCAATTCGCACCCGGCGGAGCGGTCAAATACGTACATAAAGATGTGCGCTTGGCGAATGAGTTGATGGACGGAGTCGGGCTCGGCCGATGCCTTGGTGCCCAAGCGGAAGAAGCGTTCGCCGAAGCGATCGCCGCAGGCCTTGCCGATTTGGATATGTCAGCGGTGATCCAGCCGCTCGAGCGGCGGGTCGGAGTGGTGGTAAAAGAGACGGAATGGACAAAATAATCATCAAATTCTAAAAAATTCGTTGAAAAAATGGGTGAGCGATGGTTTAATAGAAGTAGCAGGGAGGGTTGGCCCCAAAGGTTGTTTTGAGCTAAACCACTGTATATATGACGCTGTTCAGAAAAGGTGTCCCGATTCTTTTGGGACACTCTCCGCCTGATGAAGAAAACGGTTCGAGCGGTTCGCTTTTTTTTTACAGATAAAAAGAAACATTGTTTCTTATTGTGAAACGGAGGAGGGCGCTCATGCTTTCATTGACATGGATTGAGGAGCTGCAGGCGTTTTTGCATCCAGAACAAATCAAACGGAATGAATCGTTCCACCCCCTCGGCAATGATGGGGCGGTGACCGTCTATCCGCAAACAGAGGAAGAAATCGCTGCGGTGCTCCGCTATGCCGACCGCCATGGCAAAAAAGTCGTCATCGCTGGACGCGGCACAAAACGGGGGTTTGGCGGGCAGCGGGAGCAGGCGGACATTTTGCTGTCGTTGGAACACTATGCCGGCATTGTCGAACATGCGGCCGCCGATATGACCGTTACCGTCAAAGCGGGGACGGTGTTCGGCGATTTGCAGCGCGCGCTTGCTCCGTATCGGCAAAAGGTCGCCTTGGACCCGTTTTGGCCGGACGAAGCGACGATCGGCGGGGTCATTGCGGCGAACGACAGCGGGCCGAAGCGGCTTGGCTACGGGTCGGCGCGCGATTCGGTCATCGGCTTGCGCATCGTCTATCCGAACGGGACCGTCATCCGCTCCGGCGGCAAAGTGGTGAAAAACGTCGCCGGCTACGATATGAACAAGCTGTTCATTGGAGCGATGGGGACGCTCGGCGTGCTGAGCGAGATTACGTTAAAACTCCGGCCGCTGGCGAAATATGAAAGCGTTGTGTTGTTGTCGTTTCCAAGCGGCGATGTTCATGACATCCGTTCGTTTGCTGTTTCGTTCCTTGACACGATGATGGAGCCGGTTTGTTTTGAACTGTTCAACCCGACGCTTGCTGAACGGCTGACGGGACGGCCGGTCTATACGCTTGCGATTGGGTTTGAAGATGTGGAAAACGCCGTCCATTACCAAGAGCAATGGGTCGAACGGCTGCGGCCGAAAGCGGCCGAGATGGCCGTCTTGGCTGGGGAAGAGGCGGCGGCGTTTTGGCGGACGTTTAATACGGTTGCGCCGAACGGGCGTCTGGCGCAGGCGGAAAACGGGATTGAAGCGGCAGTGAAAATCGGCGTCGTCAACCTGGATGTGCTCTCCATCTTGCGTGAAAGCGTTTTAATTGCTGACCGCTGCCATGTCCGCATCGAGGCGCACGGCGGGTTGGGCCACGGTCTTTGCCAGGCGTATGTGCACGGCAGCGAAGAGGGGGTGTTGGCCGCAATGGAGGAGCTGCGCCAAACGGCGGTTCGCTTGGGCGGCTACGCCATCGTGAAACATTTGCCGTTTTCGCTCCGCCAACGCATCGACGTCTGGGGCGGAAAGCCGTCGTACTTTTTCTTGCTCGAAGGCATTAAGCGGAAAATCGATCCGAACAAAACGATCAACGATCAACGCTTTATCGGGGGGATTTAATGATGAGCACGATGACGAATGAACGGGCGGACAGCCCGGCGTGTGCGACCGTAAGTCTTGGCAACTATCGTTTTCCCGATTTGCCTGACCCGAGCAAGTGGGCGGATTGCGTCCATTGCGGCATGTGTTTGGAATCATGCCCGACGTACGAACAGACGGGTGAAGAACAGCACTCCCCGCGCGGCCGCGTTCATCTCATGAAGTCAGTCGGCGAGGGGAAGCTTGAGTTGACGCCCGATTTGCTCGATCCGATTTTTACATGCTTGGATTGCCGCGCCTGCACGACGGCTTGCCCGGCCGATGTCGATGTCGGTGGGCTCATTGAACAAGTGCGCGGCCAGCTTCGCCAGGCGGTGCCGCTTGCCGGTTGGAAAGCGCTTGTCAGCGGCGTTTTCTTAAAAGGCATTTTTCCGCATCCGTCGCGCCTCGATTGGCTCGGCCGCCTGCTGAAACTGTACCAAAAAAGCGGCTTGCAGACGGTGGCGCGCAAAGCCGGACTGTTGCGTGTCATGCCCGATCACTTGGCTGAGATGGAGGCGATTTTGCCAGCGGTCGGTACGCCGGTGCGGAGAAAGTATAAACATCAGCCGCTCATTAAGGCGAAGGGGGAAACGAAACGGACAGTCGCCATTTTGACCGGCTGCGTCATGGACGTGATGTTTTCCGACATTAACGAAGCGACGATCCGCGTATTGACCCATAACGGCAACGATGTCGTCATCGTTCCGAGCCAAACGTGCTGCGGCGCGCTTCACGTTCACGCCGGCGACCGCGAAACGGGCCGGAAGCTCGCCAAGCAGAATATCGAAGCGTTTCAAGATGTTGACTATATCATCGTCAATGCTGCCGGCTGCGGCTGCATGTTGAAAGAATATCCGGAACTGTTCCGCAACGATCCGGAATGGCATGAAAAAGCGGAGCGATTTGCCGCGAAGGTCGAGGATGTGTCGAAATTTTTGCATGACACCGGCTTCAAACCGCCGAAAGCGGAATTGAACGTGCGCCTCACCTACCATGATGCGTGCCATTTGGCCCACGGCCAAGGCATCCGCAAAGAACCGCGCGCTTTGATCGAAAGCATTCCGGGGGTGGAAATGGTCGCCATGCCAAACGCAGACCGTTGCTGCGGCAGCGCGGGGATTTACAATATCACTCATCCGGAAATGGCCGAGGCCGTTTTAGAAAGCAAAATGCAAAACGTGCCGCAAGAGGTGGAGCTCATTTCGATGGGCAATCCGGGCTGCATGCTGCAAATGGCGCTTGGCGTCATGAAACATGGACGAAACCAGAAAATCGTCCATACGGTGCAGCTGTTGGATTGGGCGTACCAAAAAGAAGAAGGGAAGGACGTGCGCATATGAGAAAACGGTCCATTGCAACGAACGACCCGCACATTCAGGCGCTCGCCCGCATCGTCGGGGAACGGGCGATTTTATACCGGAAAGAAGATTTGATGGCGTATGACTGCGACGGCTTTACCGTCCATCGCCATTTGCCGAAGGCGGTCGTGTTTCCGACAAGCACGGAGCAAGTGGCGGCGGTCGTCCGATATTGCCATGAACATGATTTGCCGTTTCTCGCCCGCGGCGCCGGCACAGGGTTAAGCGGCGGGGCGATTCCGTTGAATGGCGAAGTCGTCATCAGCTTAACAAGGATGAAGCGGCTGTTGCACGTCGATCTCGAAAACCGACGCGCTGTCGTCGAGCCGGGGTTTGTCAACTTGAAGCTGACGAACTCCGTCGCCCACCGCGGCTATTACTATGCGCCCGATCCGTCAAGCCAATATTGCTGCACGATCGGCGGCAACGTCGCTGAAAACGCCGGCGGCGCCCACTGCTTAAAATATGGGGTGACGACGAACCATA is a window of Geobacillus kaustophilus DNA encoding:
- the hyi gene encoding hydroxypyruvate isomerase — encoded protein: MKFAVNVSTIFTEAPFLARFAKARQHGFSLVECQFPYAAAPEAIVGELEECGLSLVSINLPAGDWEKGERGLAIFPNRHDEFRRALEEGVRYALALGAPHLHCMAGVLPRDLPRERAKETYMRRIDEAAATLAVHGLTLTIEPINPFDMPGYFLTDIDEAAAIVRDLGRTNVKLQYDVYHMARLGRDVTATFAAYAPLIAHVQFADAPGRHEPGTGGLPYREIFAFLQECGYNGAIGLEYIPSGESSESFSWYDEYRSGTKGGDR
- a CDS encoding FAD-binding oxidoreductase, whose amino-acid sequence is MLSLTWIEELQAFLHPEQIKRNESFHPLGNDGAVTVYPQTEEEIAAVLRYADRHGKKVVIAGRGTKRGFGGQREQADILLSLEHYAGIVEHAAADMTVTVKAGTVFGDLQRALAPYRQKVALDPFWPDEATIGGVIAANDSGPKRLGYGSARDSVIGLRIVYPNGTVIRSGGKVVKNVAGYDMNKLFIGAMGTLGVLSEITLKLRPLAKYESVVLLSFPSGDVHDIRSFAVSFLDTMMEPVCFELFNPTLAERLTGRPVYTLAIGFEDVENAVHYQEQWVERLRPKAAEMAVLAGEEAAAFWRTFNTVAPNGRLAQAENGIEAAVKIGVVNLDVLSILRESVLIADRCHVRIEAHGGLGHGLCQAYVHGSEEGVLAAMEELRQTAVRLGGYAIVKHLPFSLRQRIDVWGGKPSYFFLLEGIKRKIDPNKTINDQRFIGGI
- a CDS encoding Bax inhibitor-1/YccA family protein, yielding MNHSTVYRPHSPVAKLAVSFLAALAVATAGLYAGQWVPVGMYLPLYALELILLLVMIFARSKKAVGYPLMFAFMFVSGATLYPLIGYYISVIGASAVFKAFALAVVSFSGVAIYAARTKEDFSFLGGFLMLGAFALLGLLIIQWFIPFSSVGQMGIAALGILIFLGFTIYDINRLARYGFTEADIPMIVVNIYLDFINLFVYILRFFASDED
- a CDS encoding (Fe-S)-binding protein, which codes for MMSTMTNERADSPACATVSLGNYRFPDLPDPSKWADCVHCGMCLESCPTYEQTGEEQHSPRGRVHLMKSVGEGKLELTPDLLDPIFTCLDCRACTTACPADVDVGGLIEQVRGQLRQAVPLAGWKALVSGVFLKGIFPHPSRLDWLGRLLKLYQKSGLQTVARKAGLLRVMPDHLAEMEAILPAVGTPVRRKYKHQPLIKAKGETKRTVAILTGCVMDVMFSDINEATIRVLTHNGNDVVIVPSQTCCGALHVHAGDRETGRKLAKQNIEAFQDVDYIIVNAAGCGCMLKEYPELFRNDPEWHEKAERFAAKVEDVSKFLHDTGFKPPKAELNVRLTYHDACHLAHGQGIRKEPRALIESIPGVEMVAMPNADRCCGSAGIYNITHPEMAEAVLESKMQNVPQEVELISMGNPGCMLQMALGVMKHGRNQKIVHTVQLLDWAYQKEEGKDVRI
- a CDS encoding NAD(P)-dependent oxidoreductase, with amino-acid sequence MTRIGFIGLGVMGSRMASRLLEAGFNVTVYNRTPEKAAPLLELGARQAETVAALAGESDVICTCLSMPDDVIDVYTGEGGVLSTARPGTICLDFTTVGPKTSRFVARRADEHGVAYLDAPVSGGPEGAEQGALTIMVGGAKEAWERVRPLLSVLGKTVEYLGESGAGSAAKVINQYLVAVHSVAAAEAMVAGTAYGLHAGKLYRLLKESYGDSRMLRRHMEQFVLPRQFAPGGAVKYVHKDVRLANELMDGVGLGRCLGAQAEEAFAEAIAAGLADLDMSAVIQPLERRVGVVVKETEWTK